One window from the genome of Methyloradius palustris encodes:
- a CDS encoding YceI family protein — protein MNLKVAFSAFALVLIASHSSLGLAADTYKIDPNHTYPSFEADHFGGLSVWRGKFDKTSGNITLDRDAKTGTVDIVIDTTSIDFGHDKMNEHAKSEDMFNVEKFPTANYKSKSITFKDGVPASVEGELTLLGVTKPVTLTINKFKCIDHPMLKREVCGADASTTFNRADFGLTFGLPRFLPEVKLSIQVEAIKQN, from the coding sequence ATGAATTTAAAAGTAGCGTTTAGCGCATTCGCGCTGGTTTTAATCGCAAGCCACAGCAGCTTAGGCTTGGCAGCGGACACCTATAAAATAGACCCGAACCATACTTACCCCAGTTTTGAGGCAGATCACTTTGGCGGCCTTTCTGTCTGGCGTGGCAAGTTCGACAAAACCAGCGGCAACATTACCCTTGACCGCGATGCCAAGACAGGCACAGTGGATATTGTGATTGATACCACCAGCATAGACTTTGGCCATGACAAGATGAATGAGCATGCCAAGTCTGAAGATATGTTCAATGTTGAAAAATTCCCAACAGCTAATTACAAAAGCAAATCTATTACTTTTAAAGATGGCGTACCAGCTTCAGTAGAGGGTGAGCTGACCTTGCTGGGCGTGACCAAACCTGTGACTTTGACCATTAATAAATTCAAATGCATAGACCACCCGATGCTCAAACGTGAAGTGTGTGGCGCTGATGCATCTACCACATTTAATCGTGCTGATTTCGGCCTGACATTTGGCCTGCCGAGATTTTTGCCTGAAGTGAAGCTTTCCATACAAGTAGAAGCCATCAAACAGAATTAA
- a CDS encoding ParA family protein — translation MRSILIANPKGGSGKTTIATNLAGYFATRGKHVVLSDMDRQRSALDWLERRPDNVALIHGLNGRGKHTDSLSADWTIIDSGAGLHGDKLSDAVKLADWVIVPIQPSAFDIGAAEDFLQILRDEKAVRKARTFVAVVGMRIDSRTRSALKLQTYLEKSGFPILGNLRDAQIYPLVAEHGLSIFDMRPAQVARDLQQWAPLLHWLINADSHAK, via the coding sequence TTGAGAAGTATTCTAATCGCCAACCCGAAAGGGGGCAGCGGTAAAACCACCATCGCTACTAATCTGGCAGGCTATTTTGCAACGCGTGGCAAGCACGTGGTGCTGTCGGACATGGATAGGCAGCGCTCTGCCCTGGATTGGCTGGAGCGACGCCCAGACAATGTTGCGCTAATTCACGGCTTGAATGGCAGGGGCAAGCATACTGATAGCCTAAGCGCTGACTGGACCATTATTGACTCAGGCGCAGGCTTGCATGGCGATAAATTAAGCGATGCAGTGAAGCTTGCTGACTGGGTCATTGTGCCGATTCAGCCCTCTGCTTTTGATATCGGTGCCGCTGAAGATTTTTTGCAAATACTGCGGGATGAAAAAGCCGTGCGTAAGGCGCGTACATTTGTGGCTGTCGTTGGTATGCGTATTGATAGCCGCACCCGCTCGGCACTCAAGCTACAAACCTATCTAGAAAAAAGCGGATTCCCCATTCTGGGCAATTTACGTGACGCGCAAATTTACCCATTGGTGGCCGAGCATGGCCTCAGTATTTTTGATATGCGCCCCGCGCAAGTTGCACGTGATTTGCAACAATGGGCACCGCTGCTACATTGGCTCATTAACGCTGACAGCCATGCAAAATGA
- a CDS encoding CYTH domain-containing protein, with product MQNEAQHQPGLNEIELKLRIAEVDAPTLFKHPSIQKSLFSPPQTRRLISVYYDTPMLQLLDAGISLRVRSMSGGWFQAVKSTGSSVAGLHQRMEWEDIISGPEPDFSKITEPSLAAIFADLELRQALKPIFTTDVNRTEWQLAYETSQIELALDIGKLIIHSQSDKAIATESDISEIELELKQGNPSDVFTLAIALQQDIPLTIENTSKAEYGYAYFRSIPFKSAASVPPNNHLEIPWDCLQALQDGLKNSNDDTPILIKSAANRLSHLITSSAKNEQKLLLSELEWLQELCEKTSENEQLQAAINSQRYQGLLLKLAACLLK from the coding sequence ATGCAAAATGAGGCGCAGCATCAGCCTGGCCTGAATGAAATAGAACTAAAGCTACGGATTGCAGAAGTTGATGCACCCACTTTATTCAAGCACCCCAGCATTCAAAAAAGTTTATTTAGCCCGCCACAGACCAGAAGACTAATCAGCGTCTATTACGACACACCGATGCTGCAATTACTTGACGCTGGCATCAGCCTGCGCGTGCGCAGCATGTCTGGCGGCTGGTTTCAGGCGGTAAAAAGCACGGGCAGCTCTGTAGCCGGCCTGCACCAGCGTATGGAGTGGGAAGATATTATCTCAGGCCCAGAACCTGATTTTTCTAAAATCACCGAACCAAGTCTCGCCGCAATATTTGCTGACCTTGAACTACGCCAAGCACTTAAACCGATTTTCACTACCGATGTCAATCGTACAGAGTGGCAACTTGCCTATGAAACCAGCCAGATAGAACTGGCACTTGATATCGGCAAACTGATTATTCACTCCCAATCTGATAAAGCAATTGCCACCGAGTCAGATATTTCCGAGATTGAGCTTGAATTAAAACAGGGCAATCCAAGTGATGTGTTTACGCTGGCCATCGCCTTACAACAAGATATTCCATTAACGATAGAAAACACCAGCAAGGCAGAATATGGCTACGCGTATTTCCGCTCAATACCTTTTAAATCAGCTGCATCTGTGCCACCCAACAACCATTTAGAAATCCCTTGGGATTGTCTGCAAGCGTTACAAGATGGGCTCAAAAATTCAAATGACGATACGCCAATCCTTATAAAATCAGCGGCCAATCGATTAAGTCATTTGATTACTTCAAGTGCTAAAAACGAGCAGAAATTGTTATTATCAGAGTTGGAATGGCTACAAGAGCTGTGCGAAAAGACCTCTGAAAACGAGCAACTGCAAGCCGCCATTAACAGCCAGCGCTATCAAGGCTTGCTACTCAAGTTAGCTGCGTGCTTACTAAAATAA
- the pstS gene encoding phosphate ABC transporter substrate-binding protein PstS, which translates to MQLLNRTLKCTLAAVSFTVATSAFAVDITGAGATFPYPIYAKWAESYNVKTGVKLNYQSIGSGGGIKQITNKTVDFGASDKPLKQDELDKAGLMQFPTVVGGVVPVVNIPGIEDGVLKLNGEVLANIFLKKVTKWSDASIKALNPGVDLPDSAITVVHRSDGSGTTFVFANYLTKVSPEWNDKVGADTSIQWPTGIGGKGNEGVASYVQRVKGSIGYVEFAYAKQNALPFVTLQNKEGEFVKPSIQSFQSAAQYADWKNAPGFYEILTNEPGKATWPIAGATFILLQKSQDKPENGKEVLKFFNWAYANGGLMAKGLDYVPMPADVVKLIQAHWKANLKAADGSVIAAE; encoded by the coding sequence ATGCAACTTTTAAACCGTACGCTGAAATGCACACTAGCTGCAGTCAGCTTCACAGTGGCCACCAGTGCTTTCGCAGTCGATATTACTGGCGCTGGCGCAACATTTCCATACCCTATTTACGCTAAATGGGCTGAATCTTACAACGTTAAAACTGGCGTTAAATTAAACTACCAATCAATTGGTTCTGGCGGTGGTATCAAGCAAATCACTAATAAGACTGTTGATTTCGGCGCATCAGACAAGCCTTTGAAGCAAGATGAGTTAGATAAAGCAGGCCTTATGCAGTTCCCAACAGTAGTTGGTGGCGTTGTTCCAGTAGTAAACATTCCAGGTATTGAAGATGGCGTCTTGAAATTAAATGGCGAAGTATTAGCTAATATTTTCCTGAAAAAAGTGACCAAGTGGAGCGATGCTTCAATCAAAGCATTGAATCCAGGTGTTGATCTACCTGATTCAGCGATTACTGTAGTTCACCGTTCAGACGGTTCTGGTACCACATTCGTGTTCGCTAACTACTTAACAAAAGTTAGTCCAGAATGGAATGATAAAGTAGGTGCTGACACTTCTATCCAATGGCCTACCGGTATTGGTGGTAAAGGTAATGAAGGCGTAGCTTCATACGTTCAACGCGTTAAAGGCTCTATTGGTTATGTTGAGTTTGCCTATGCAAAACAAAATGCACTGCCTTTTGTTACATTGCAAAATAAAGAAGGTGAATTTGTTAAGCCTAGCATCCAGAGCTTTCAATCAGCAGCTCAATACGCTGACTGGAAAAATGCTCCTGGCTTCTACGAAATTCTGACCAACGAGCCAGGTAAAGCAACATGGCCAATTGCAGGTGCTACCTTCATCTTGCTGCAAAAATCACAAGATAAGCCAGAAAATGGTAAAGAAGTGCTTAAGTTCTTTAACTGGGCTTACGCCAACGGTGGCTTGATGGCTAAGGGCTTGGACTATGTTCCTATGCCTGCTGATGTAGTAAAGCTGATTCAGGCGCATTGGAAAGCAAATCTCAAAGCGGCTGATGGTTCAGTAATCGCTGCTGAGTGA
- the pstC gene encoding phosphate ABC transporter permease subunit PstC, giving the protein MSNSNHKFNSGAFFDKIFRNSTMFFAFVVFSVIFAIMATLVVSSLPALKAFGAGFFFSDTWNPVTIQFGGLVPIYGTLVTAAIAMVIGIPVSFGIAMFITELCPNWLKRPLGVAIELLAGIPSIIYGMWGLFVFAPLFADYGQPWINDHLGSLPFIGVIFAGPTMGIGMLTAGIILAIMVIPFTSSVMRDVFEVVPPLLKESAYGLGATTWEVLKNIVLPYTKIGVVGGIMLGLGRALGETMAVTFVIGNAHELSASLLMPGNTISSALANEFTEAVGDVYTSSLITLGLTLFIITFIVLACAKLLLIKLAAQEGKQS; this is encoded by the coding sequence ATGTCGAACTCAAACCATAAATTCAATTCAGGTGCTTTCTTCGATAAGATTTTTAGAAATAGCACCATGTTTTTTGCATTTGTGGTGTTCAGTGTGATATTTGCCATTATGGCTACGCTAGTGGTTTCCAGCCTGCCAGCACTTAAAGCGTTTGGTGCTGGTTTCTTCTTTAGCGATACATGGAACCCAGTCACTATACAATTTGGCGGTCTGGTTCCAATTTACGGCACATTAGTCACTGCAGCTATTGCAATGGTCATTGGCATACCAGTGAGTTTTGGTATTGCCATGTTTATTACCGAGCTTTGCCCTAACTGGTTAAAGCGTCCGCTTGGTGTCGCAATCGAATTACTAGCAGGCATCCCAAGTATTATTTATGGTATGTGGGGCTTATTTGTGTTTGCACCTTTATTTGCAGATTATGGTCAGCCATGGATTAATGATCACCTTGGGAGCTTGCCATTCATCGGTGTCATTTTTGCAGGCCCAACCATGGGTATTGGCATGCTGACGGCAGGCATTATTCTGGCGATTATGGTGATTCCATTTACATCCTCTGTAATGCGAGACGTGTTTGAAGTGGTGCCACCATTGTTGAAAGAATCGGCATATGGTCTTGGTGCAACCACTTGGGAAGTTCTAAAGAACATCGTGTTGCCATACACCAAAATCGGTGTAGTGGGCGGCATTATGTTGGGCTTAGGGCGTGCATTGGGTGAAACCATGGCAGTCACTTTTGTGATTGGTAATGCGCATGAGCTCTCAGCTTCGTTACTGATGCCAGGCAATACTATTTCATCCGCGCTAGCTAATGAGTTTACTGAGGCGGTTGGTGATGTATACACCTCATCACTGATTACTTTGGGTCTAACGCTATTCATCATTACATTCATCGTGCTGGCATGCGCAAAACTTCTACTGATCAAGCTTGCAGCGCAAGAAGGTAAACAATCATGA
- the arfB gene encoding alternative ribosome rescue aminoacyl-tRNA hydrolase ArfB → MVTISDAEVEITAIRAQGAGGQNVNKVSSAIHLRFDITASSLDDEIKQRLLELRDQRITREGVIVIKAQVYRSREMNYQDAFRRLHELVNSVAVLPKLRLPSRPSRSHIRKRLEGKAHRAAVKSLRGRVFD, encoded by the coding sequence GTGGTCACCATTTCAGATGCTGAAGTTGAAATCACCGCCATTCGAGCGCAGGGTGCCGGCGGCCAGAACGTCAATAAAGTATCTAGCGCAATTCATTTGCGTTTTGATATTACGGCTTCATCATTAGACGATGAGATTAAGCAGCGTTTATTGGAATTACGAGATCAGCGGATTACGCGTGAGGGTGTTATCGTCATCAAAGCCCAAGTTTATCGCAGCCGCGAGATGAATTATCAAGATGCGTTTCGCCGCCTGCATGAACTGGTGAATAGTGTGGCAGTATTGCCAAAGTTGCGATTGCCCAGCAGGCCAAGCCGAAGCCACATTCGTAAACGGCTTGAAGGCAAGGCGCATCGCGCAGCCGTTAAATCATTGCGTGGCCGAGTGTTTGATTAA
- a CDS encoding M17 family metallopeptidase — protein MSLQLKQSALPADEKSLSEFKHIVLVLPAGRPQGLPFSDLLDARLKRSNTKYSDLAKTPITFDLPEGTMASWVVLEEKLSPFQRHTQLRKAIKPLLDEKPQALAIAVFGDESVRRHTAQDAFYVAAVNATALTNSKKKSAKKARELKSISVFGYADAKAFSDIQAKAAGNLLTRQLSILPPNQLTPTIYREKIAKLAKTNGWQHEEFDFKKLRKLGAGAFVAVAQGSDPQDAAIVHLTYSPKGAKKHIALVGKGICFDTGGHNLKPAKYMHGMHEDMNGSAVALGILQAATEAKLPIKIDCWLAITQNHIGPLAYKQNDVVTALNGTTIEIVHTDAEGRMVLADTLTLASREKPEFIMDFATLTGSMYVALGNRASGIIGNRPELLTKAVDIGIQAGERVYVLPFDEDYEDDLESDIADIKQCTLEGGADHTLAARFLAKFIEGDIPWVHVDLSSYSCKGGLGAVTTETNGFGVAFGFDLLKREFI, from the coding sequence ATGTCGTTACAACTGAAACAATCTGCCTTGCCAGCAGATGAAAAATCTCTATCTGAGTTTAAACATATCGTGCTGGTCTTGCCAGCTGGTCGCCCACAGGGCCTGCCCTTCAGTGATTTATTAGACGCCAGACTCAAGCGCAGCAATACAAAATATTCTGACTTGGCTAAGACTCCGATCACATTTGATTTGCCAGAGGGCACCATGGCAAGTTGGGTAGTGCTTGAAGAAAAGCTCTCACCATTTCAGCGTCACACACAATTACGTAAAGCTATTAAACCTTTGCTGGACGAAAAGCCGCAGGCATTGGCCATTGCTGTGTTTGGTGATGAGTCAGTTCGCCGGCATACAGCACAAGACGCCTTCTATGTTGCGGCAGTCAATGCGACTGCGTTAACGAATAGCAAGAAAAAATCTGCTAAGAAGGCACGTGAACTGAAAAGTATCAGTGTGTTTGGCTACGCTGACGCTAAAGCATTTTCTGACATTCAGGCAAAAGCTGCAGGCAACTTATTAACCCGACAACTCAGCATCTTGCCGCCCAACCAACTGACGCCCACTATTTACCGTGAAAAAATCGCCAAGCTGGCAAAAACCAATGGCTGGCAACATGAAGAATTCGATTTTAAGAAGCTGCGTAAATTAGGTGCAGGTGCCTTTGTTGCGGTAGCGCAAGGGTCTGATCCGCAAGATGCCGCTATTGTTCATCTGACCTACTCACCCAAGGGTGCAAAAAAACATATTGCTTTGGTAGGCAAGGGCATCTGTTTTGATACAGGCGGGCACAATCTCAAGCCAGCAAAATATATGCATGGTATGCATGAAGACATGAATGGCTCAGCCGTTGCGCTGGGTATTCTGCAAGCTGCTACAGAGGCAAAGCTACCCATCAAAATAGATTGCTGGCTGGCTATCACGCAAAATCATATTGGCCCTTTGGCATATAAACAGAATGATGTAGTCACCGCATTAAACGGCACCACCATAGAAATTGTGCATACCGATGCTGAAGGGCGCATGGTGTTGGCGGATACGCTCACCTTGGCTTCACGCGAGAAACCTGAATTCATCATGGATTTCGCAACCCTCACTGGCAGTATGTACGTGGCGCTAGGCAATCGCGCCAGTGGCATTATCGGTAACCGTCCAGAACTACTTACCAAGGCCGTGGATATTGGCATACAGGCCGGTGAGCGCGTATATGTTTTGCCGTTTGACGAAGATTATGAAGATGATCTGGAAAGCGATATCGCTGATATCAAACAATGCACCCTTGAAGGTGGCGCAGACCACACCCTCGCCGCAAGATTTTTAGCCAAATTTATTGAAGGTGATATTCCATGGGTACACGTTGATTTATCCTCTTATAGCTGTAAAGGCGGCTTGGGTGCGGTGACTACAGAGACAAACGGTTTTGGTGTCGCTTTCGGGTTTGATTTGCTGAAGCGCGAATTCATCTAA
- a CDS encoding pentapeptide repeat-containing protein, with product MKRFNLSALLVAITLSLSGNLFAAEFNKNCTTSLGNKLVVPTDCSIKTEYQGKTYCFGSEGSKAAFLADPKATIMKAEAFYDKKPEMAMPMAQPAEEASRDKITQEQALVIINSKTCDLSNKDLGYLEFDKMDLRHCKMVNTSFFGAYLRGADLSGTNMQGAYLNLARLENTNLSGADLTNAIIFQAIFDKTNFKGANLTNARMIGTLGAVDISDANVKNGKFGLDVGNQPMGQMKFDSVGGKFANTNFAGADLNIANFSFADLRNANLSNTNLYRADLSQADLTGADLTGANLTDAIVDSATFKDVKGLSSVKGWATVKGKCHDCQSALNNNPNKEAEYTDAELIIHAKAEKQALMCANLAQMKQSAAVH from the coding sequence ATGAAGCGCTTTAATTTATCGGCATTATTAGTTGCAATTACACTTAGCTTATCTGGTAACCTTTTTGCAGCAGAATTTAACAAGAACTGCACCACCAGCTTGGGCAATAAATTAGTCGTACCAACAGATTGTTCAATCAAAACCGAATACCAAGGCAAGACTTATTGCTTCGGCAGCGAAGGCTCAAAAGCAGCTTTTCTAGCTGACCCCAAAGCCACCATCATGAAAGCAGAAGCGTTCTACGATAAAAAGCCAGAAATGGCCATGCCGATGGCACAGCCAGCTGAAGAAGCCAGCCGCGACAAAATCACACAAGAACAAGCATTGGTCATCATCAATAGCAAAACCTGCGATCTATCCAATAAAGATTTAGGTTACCTCGAGTTCGACAAGATGGATTTGCGCCATTGCAAAATGGTGAATACCAGCTTTTTTGGGGCTTATTTACGAGGCGCTGATCTTAGCGGCACCAATATGCAAGGCGCTTACCTCAATCTGGCCCGATTGGAAAACACCAATTTAAGCGGTGCAGACTTAACCAACGCGATTATCTTTCAGGCGATTTTTGATAAAACCAATTTCAAAGGCGCCAACCTCACCAATGCTCGCATGATAGGTACGCTGGGCGCTGTCGATATTAGCGATGCTAACGTTAAAAATGGCAAATTCGGCTTGGATGTAGGTAATCAACCAATGGGGCAAATGAAGTTTGATTCTGTAGGCGGCAAGTTTGCTAATACCAACTTTGCAGGCGCTGACCTCAATATCGCCAACTTCAGCTTTGCTGATTTACGCAATGCCAACTTGAGTAATACCAACCTTTACCGTGCCGATTTAAGCCAAGCGGATTTAACTGGGGCAGACCTCACAGGCGCTAACTTAACGGATGCCATTGTGGATAGCGCTACATTCAAAGATGTAAAAGGCTTATCTAGTGTTAAGGGCTGGGCGACTGTTAAAGGTAAGTGCCATGACTGCCAGTCAGCCCTGAATAACAACCCTAATAAAGAAGCTGAATATACTGATGCCGAATTAATCATCCACGCCAAAGCAGAAAAGCAGGCTTTAATGTGTGCCAATCTGGCACAGATGAAGCAAAGCGCTGCGGTTCACTAG
- the pstA gene encoding phosphate ABC transporter permease PstA — protein sequence MSSFNNTLYFQRRITNVITTALSVCTVAFALTFLVWILWTLFSNGFSYISLDVFTKNTPPPGSAGGLLNAIFGSLYMVLVATLIGTPIGVLAGTYLAEYGKAGWLAPATRFINDILLSAPSIVIGLFVYEVVVHRIGHFSGWAGAIALSLIVLPVIVRTTENMLQLVPGSLREAASALGSPQWKVTTFIVYRSARAGMLTGLLLAVARISGETAPLLFTALNNQFWSSDMNGAMSSVAVVIFQFAMSPYEDWQHLAWAGALLITLFVLGLNILARTIFRPGPISS from the coding sequence ATGAGTTCATTTAATAATACACTTTACTTCCAGCGTAGGATTACTAACGTAATTACAACTGCACTTTCAGTCTGTACCGTGGCGTTTGCACTGACATTTTTAGTGTGGATATTATGGACGTTATTTAGCAACGGTTTCAGCTACATAAGCTTGGATGTATTTACCAAAAATACGCCTCCTCCTGGTAGCGCAGGTGGCTTGCTGAATGCGATTTTTGGTAGCTTGTACATGGTGCTTGTTGCAACTTTAATTGGCACACCAATAGGCGTGCTTGCTGGAACTTATCTGGCTGAATACGGTAAAGCTGGCTGGTTAGCGCCTGCTACTAGATTCATCAACGACATTCTGCTTTCAGCACCTTCAATCGTAATCGGTCTATTTGTTTATGAAGTCGTAGTGCACCGGATCGGCCACTTCTCTGGATGGGCGGGCGCGATTGCATTATCGCTGATCGTACTGCCAGTGATTGTGCGTACCACAGAAAACATGCTGCAGCTTGTCCCTGGGAGTTTACGTGAAGCAGCTTCAGCCTTGGGTTCACCACAATGGAAAGTCACCACATTTATTGTGTATCGTTCAGCTCGTGCAGGCATGTTGACGGGCTTGCTGTTAGCCGTAGCTCGTATCAGTGGCGAAACTGCGCCACTGTTGTTCACTGCGCTGAATAACCAGTTCTGGAGTTCAGACATGAACGGCGCAATGTCCAGTGTCGCCGTGGTGATATTCCAGTTCGCCATGAGCCCATATGAAGACTGGCAACATCTGGCTTGGGCTGGCGCATTGCTGATTACTTTATTCGTACTTGGCTTGAATATTCTTGCCCGTACCATTTTCCGTCCTGGCCCTATTTCGAGCTAA
- a CDS encoding Crp/Fnr family transcriptional regulator — protein sequence MQSLSQGQDLSWLDIFPDLAGLETSARELLSKSARMVEALVGTIGYREGVPCNAYVMRLAGQSRVYKISAGGREILLYRVGAGETCVLTTTCLLGRSDYPAESVVEKDIRDVVIPAASFHQLMVESAVFRQFVMNNYGALISDLIVLLDEVAFQNLEIRLAKLLLDSEGGNITRTHQQLADELGTAREVVSRQLKRFEQKGWVSLGRGHLELVNRSALLHLCQIGTH from the coding sequence ATGCAATCTTTATCACAAGGTCAGGATCTATCCTGGCTAGATATTTTCCCTGATCTCGCTGGGCTGGAAACTTCAGCGCGTGAGCTGTTGAGTAAATCGGCGCGCATGGTTGAGGCGCTAGTGGGTACGATTGGGTATCGAGAGGGCGTGCCCTGCAACGCTTATGTTATGCGGCTTGCGGGGCAGTCTCGGGTTTATAAAATCTCCGCTGGCGGCCGAGAAATTCTGTTGTATCGCGTTGGTGCTGGTGAAACCTGTGTGTTAACCACTACCTGCTTACTTGGCCGCAGCGATTATCCTGCCGAAAGCGTGGTCGAGAAAGACATCCGTGATGTGGTGATTCCAGCGGCAAGCTTTCATCAATTGATGGTTGAGTCCGCAGTGTTTCGCCAATTTGTGATGAATAACTATGGCGCGCTCATCAGCGACTTAATTGTATTGCTTGATGAAGTCGCTTTCCAGAATCTTGAGATTCGCCTTGCTAAGTTATTGTTGGATTCTGAAGGCGGCAACATTACTCGCACTCACCAGCAGCTTGCTGATGAGCTTGGTACTGCGCGTGAAGTAGTGAGCCGCCAACTTAAGCGCTTTGAACAAAAAGGCTGGGTATCGCTAGGCCGCGGCCATCTTGAGCTAGTGAACCGCAGCGCTTTGCTTCATCTGTGCCAGATTGGCACACATTAA
- the pstB gene encoding phosphate ABC transporter ATP-binding protein PstB, with protein MSTTIEVPKIVTNNLNFYYGKFHALKNINLNIASGKVTAFIGPSGCGKSTLLRTFNRMYELYPKLRAEGEILLDGQNILDAKQDLNRLRARVGMVFQKPTPFPMSIYDNVAYGIKLYERLSRVEMDQRVEWALKKAALWNEVKDKLNQNGASLSGGQQQRLCIARGIAVKPDVLLLDEPCSALDPISTARIEELINELKSEYTIVIVTHNMQQAARVSDSTAYMYLGELIEFGDTDKIFTNPTRKETEDYITGKFG; from the coding sequence ATGTCTACTACTATTGAAGTACCAAAAATTGTCACGAACAACCTGAATTTTTATTATGGCAAATTTCATGCGTTGAAAAACATCAATCTCAACATTGCCTCAGGCAAGGTCACTGCATTCATTGGCCCTTCTGGCTGTGGCAAATCAACTTTGTTGCGCACGTTTAACCGCATGTATGAGCTATATCCAAAACTGCGCGCAGAGGGTGAGATTCTACTAGATGGTCAAAACATTCTTGATGCTAAACAAGACTTAAATCGACTAAGAGCCCGTGTTGGCATGGTATTCCAGAAACCTACGCCATTCCCCATGTCGATTTATGACAACGTTGCTTACGGTATCAAGCTGTATGAAAGGCTTTCTCGCGTAGAGATGGACCAGCGTGTTGAATGGGCATTGAAAAAAGCTGCATTGTGGAATGAAGTGAAAGACAAGCTAAACCAGAACGGCGCGAGTCTTTCAGGCGGCCAGCAACAACGCCTGTGCATTGCACGCGGCATTGCGGTAAAGCCAGATGTCTTATTGCTGGATGAACCTTGCTCTGCACTTGACCCAATCTCTACAGCGCGTATCGAAGAGTTGATCAACGAACTGAAGTCTGAATACACGATTGTGATCGTGACCCACAACATGCAACAAGCTGCCCGTGTGTCTGATTCAACCGCCTATATGTACTTGGGCGAACTGATTGAGTTTGGCGATACTGACAAGATATTCACCAACCCAACCCGTAAAGAAACTGAAGATTACATTACAGGTAAATTCGGTTAA